The DNA segment GCTCCCGTTCTTCGAAGACGATTTGAAAATCAGGACGGATGCCGAATTCCAGCGCAAAAAGCCGGAGAAGTAATGCGAGGAGGGAATCAATAGTACGAATGTTGAGTCGATGGTATCGACGTAATATAGTGTCGATGGCTTTTGAAGCTGTTTCAGAGGAGCATTCCGACAGGTTGGTATTCAACCCTAAAGCAGCTTCCTTAAGGCCGACTACGACCCTTTCTTTCATTTCCGTTGCAGCTTTGTTGGTGAACGTCACAGCCATGATTTCCGGCCATGCATAGCCGTGTCGGGGGCTGCTGGTGCAGGCAAAGGGCTTACTGTCTGATTCTGCATTTTCCAGAAGGCTGAGGAATCGGCTGGTCAATTGATATGTCTTGCCTGATCCTGCTGAGGCTTTGACCTGTTTAAGTTCTGACATTGACTATACCTCGACACCGGCTGTGTGGCTTGTTTTGGAACCAGACATAACAACCAGAAAAACGGCTGCGATGATCAGGCAACTGCCAGCATATCCTGACAGAGAAAAGTGTTCATCAAAAAGGAGGTAGGCAAAAACTGCGGCTACAACAGGTTCAAAGGTTGCGATGACAGAAGCATACGTGGCTTCAAGTCGTTTCAGTCCTGCATAGTATGCGCTAAAAGCGCCGTAAGCTGTTACCACGGCCAAACCAACAAGAAGTCCCCAAGCATAAGGTGTTTTGTGTTGGAACTCGATGAATGGAAACAACATGGCTGAACCGATGGGTAAAGCGTAAAGAAAAATTGTCGGGGTAGGATACTTGTGGAAAAATTTTTTCCCGAAAATATAGTAGAGTGCATAAGTGAACCCTGAGATGAGGCCCATACTCAGACCAAATGTGTTCAATGGCATGGTTGTTGCGCTTACTATTGTGGGACCGAGGCAGATGCACCCAACTCCAATAATGGTTATGAGGACACTGAGCATTTTTACTGGTGTCATTTCTTCTTTGAGGAGAAGCCAGGACATCAACGCTACCCATGCAGGCGCTGTATACAAGAGTACTGCAGCCATTGCCATGCCGATATCACGAATGGCAATTTGATATGAACCGTAGAAGAGCGTAATACAGATTATACCAAATCCACATATGACGGGGAGATCATTTCGCCTGACTGAGACTTGTTTCCGAAGGAAAGCATGAACTGCGAAGAGAACCCATCCTAACATTGCTCGCCAAAAAGCTATTTCCAAAGGAGCAATGCCTTCTGCCAAGAGTTCTTTGGCAAATATTCCGGTGCTTCCCCACATAAAGGCAGCACAGACGACATAGAGAAAACCACGGAAGTCCATTAAGATATCCTTTTTCGAACAATGAGGGTGGCATAAATCGTTTGCATATATCTACCTTGATCTGGTTAGAGTGAAGCACTATCCGCAGAATTCATTTAGGCTTTTTCATTCTTTGCGTCAAAGGGGGACAAGATAATCCATTGCCTTCCAAGGGGCTGTCCGTATATACTTCGCCGTATGGAAAATAAGGATATATATATTGTACCGGATGAGCTGGAGGGTGTGCGTCTTGATAAACTCCTGGCAGAAATTGTTCCTGATGCAGGGTTGCGTTTACGGCGTCGCCTTTGCAACGAAGGGACTGTCTTGGCAGGAGAGAGAATTAGAAAACCGGGGTATAAGGTGAAGGGCGGACAAGAGATTGTCCTGCTCTCAAAGGATAGGCAAATGTCGCAGAATCAATTTGGCGTGCGTGTTGTCAAAAAAGCTGGTCTGTTTGCTGCTGTTTTCAAACCTGGGGGTATCCATTCGGCCGATATTGCCGGAAAAGACTCTCTAAGTATTGAATCTTTATTACCTGATCTTTTGGATGGGGAATCACCAATCTTGCTCAATCGTTTGGATTTCTTAACGTCCGGGTTGCTTCTCGTTGCAATGAGTAATGAAGGGGCAAGTTTGTATCGAGAGCTTGAGTCATCGGGAAAAATTAAGAAATTTTATCAGGCCAAAGTACACGGGCGTTTAGATGGAGTTTTTACGATCAAAACTACGCTTGATGCTGATAATCGAAAAAAGACACGGACGCTTGGCGAAGATTCAATAGACGAGAGGCGTTGGACGGCTGTAGACGTCCTTTCTCATGATCATGAGAAAGATACGACTGTTGTCAGGTGTTTGATTAATAAAGGAGCGCGGCACCAGATTCGTGTTCACTTGGCATCTCTAGGGCATCCCATTCTCGGAGATCCCCTCTATGGCAATGGGGGAGACGGTAAGTTGCTAAGTCTTTGTCATTACCGGGTTGAGTTACCTGGTTTTTCAGCATCGATTGATGCGCCATGGCAATAGAGAGTATCAAAAAGAAATTTTAAAGTAAGAAAAGCCCGCTCAGGTGAAACTGGGCGGGCTTTTCTTTATTATTCATTATGGTGCATTATTTTTTCTTGTCCATCGCTTCCTGCAATTTGGCTCCTAAAAGCCCCATACCGCCAGTATTGAGAGATGTTTTTTGTTTCTTTGGAGCAAACTCTTTCCAAGAACCATCATCTTGGACATCTCCGGTCGTCAGAGATATCTTTCTTTCCCCAGCTCGTACCTGGGCAATAATAATATCAACAGAGTCCCCTGAGTGGAGTTTTTCAAACGAGGCAGGTTTTTCAGAGCGGGCAATAACAGACTTGGGTAAAAGGCCTGTTATTCCAGGTTCCAGCTGAATGAATATCCCGAATTGTTCGTGCTTCTCCACAATTCCTGTGACTTTTTGTCCTGACTGGAATTTCTCTTCAATATCCATCCAAGGGTCACCTTCGGCATCTTTCATGGACAATCCGATGCGGCGCGCATTCGCATCTATGGATTTGATTTTGACTGCAACAGTTTGACCTTCCTGCACAAAGTCAGAAGGTTTGTGCACCCGCTGCGTGTAGCTCATTTCAGACACATGCACGAGGCCATCAATACCGGGTGCTATCTCAACGAATGCGCCGAAATCAGCAAGGCGAACAACCTTGCCTGTAACTTTGTCTCCTTCAGTAAACGTCGCGGAAATTGTTTCCCACGGGTCCTGTGCGAGTTCTTTCATGGACAGGGAAATTTTAAGACGTCCTTTGTCATCATGTTCATAGCTTGTAATTTTTGCCTTAACCTTCTGCCCTATGGAAACAGCTTCTTCCGGGTGTCCGATACGGCCATGGGATATCTGTGAGATATGTACCAAGCCATCCAAACCCGGCATGATTTCCACAAAGGCCCCAAATGGAGCGAGACGGGTCACAATGCCTTCGATTTCATCGCCGACTCCGGATTCCGCTGTAAATGCTTCCATGGCCTGCGCAGTCTCTCGTTCCAGCAAGGTGCGTCGAGAGATGACGACATTGCGACCATTCTGTTCAAGTTTGGTAATGAGAAATTCGAGGGTTTTGCCAACATACTCTTCTGGATTTTCCACAAAGCGGTTGTCAATCTGACTGACAGGACAAAATGCCCGACGGTGCATGACAGTAACATTGAAACCACCTTTACAGGTTGAGTCAATATTGCCTTCAACCGGGAGTCCTGCGCTTTTGGCTTCTTCCAGCATGGCGATACCACCGATACCAGACAATGCTCGGGAAAGTTTGATTCCGCCGGAATCCTTGCCGACAACGTACAGTTCTACCGTATCGCCTTCCTGGACTGTGCAGTTTCCCTCTTCGTCCAGAAGCTCTTCTCTTTCAACAATGCCGTCCAGTTTAGTGCCGGTATCGACGAAGATTGTGGTTTCGCCAACTTGTATAACCTGTCCGGAGACTTTGTCTCCTATGTTCAGATCATCTCCGCCGCCTTCGCTGTACTGTTCGAACAGTTCGGCGAAGCTGGCTTCGCCTTCTTCCACGCCATTACGTTCCTTGAATTCTTCAGACACGTTTCTACCGTCGTTTAATAGGGTTAAGTGAGTAAGGCTTTCGCAAAGTCTTTGCCGTTGAATGGGCGAAGATCTTCCATCTTTTCTCCGAGTCCCACAAAGGTGATCGGAAGTTTGTTCTGAAGAGTTACGGCCACCACGACGCCACCCTTGGCTGTTCCGTCAAGTTTGGTCAATATGATTTCATCCACGCCGACCGCTTCATTAAAAAGTTTTGTTTGTGACAGAGCATTTTGCCCGGTAGTAGCATCAATAACCAAGACACAGCGGTGCGGTGCCCCTTCATGTTTTTTACCAACTACACGTTCAATTTTTTTGAGTTCTTCCATCAGGTTTACTTTAGTATGCAAACGACCTGCTGTATCGAGAAGAAGCAGGTCGTACCCTTCGTTGACAGCCTTGTCCATTGCTTCATATGCCACAGCAGCCGGATCGCTTCCTTCTGCCTTGGCGAAGAAACCGGCACCAATGCGTTGAGCCCATACTTCAAGCTGTTCGATGGCCGCAGCGCGGAATGTATCACCTGCTGCGATCAGTACCTTGCGTCCCTGCATTTGCGCCCGGTGAGCAAGTTTGGCAATGGTTGTTGTTTTGCCAACTCCGTTGACGCCAACCATCATCAAAACTTCAGGAGGATTAACAGCCTCAATTCGGGGAGGAACTTTGAAAATATCCTCAAGCTCATCGCGCAGAATGTCTTTAAAATCCTCAGGATCATCCGTTCCGGCTTTGCGGGCTCGTTCCTTGAGGTTTTCCATGAGTTGAGTTGCTGCTTCCATACCGACATCTGCCATGATCAGAATCTCTTCAAATTCTTCCCAAAAGGCATCGTCGAGTTTTGAATGGGAAGAGAGCAAACTGTCAATACGTTTTGTTATCTGTTCTCTGGTTTTGGAAATACCTTCGGAGAGTTTTAGAAAGAGACGGTCACGTTCATCTTCTTCATCTTCGAGTTCTAGCACCAGGGCCAAACGATATTGCAGTTCAGATTTGAATTCGGAAACGGCCTGGTAGCCCATTTCGGTCAGCCATGCATCGAATTGACTGACAAACTCTTGAGCTTCTGAAGCAGGAGCACCGAGTGCCTTGAAGAGAAAAGTAAGCCGATCCCAAAGAACAGGCCCTTTTATTTCAATGCCTTCCACAATGATATTTAACCATTGAGAGAGTTTTGGTTCGGCTTGGCGTAACGCTAGAGTAAGCCCTGCCTGCCAGTCTTCGGTAGGGACAGGAGCTGCATCACTTCGTTGTTTTGTGGCATCCGAGGTCACATCACCTGTGTCCTCTCGCTGAAAAGAGTCGGCGCTGGACGACGTCACAGACCTGGATTCTATTTCAAGGCCTTGTTCTTTCTTGTATTTATCAAGCGCCTGTTGTGCCACATCTTCCGGGCTCGCCCAGGCTTTTTTTAATTTGCTGAAGAATCCCATCAGGTCCTCATGTTTAAATTTCGTTGTCGTACGGGCGTGTTTCATAGCTTACCTGCACTCAGGAGGCAATAGAGTATATTTATTCAGGGGGCGTTGCTAATCTACTCCATAATAGTTAAGAGCGAGAAAAAAATTCACCAAAAGGATGAATCCATGAAACGAACTAAAATAAAGCACGCATTAAACGCAGAAACTCCTATGAATGAGGTTTTGATAAAAGGGTGGGTTCGCACTAAAAGAGAGAGTAAAGATTTCTCCTTTATTGAGCTAAATGATGGGTCCTGCCTTATGAATATTCAAGCCATAATAGATCACACACCTGATATACTTGAAGTGTTGGAACATGTTGGAACTGGGGCTTCCGTTGCTATTTCCGGACAACTCGTCGAATCTCCGGGCAAAGGGCAGAAGTGGGAAGTGCGTGGTCAATCACTGGAAGTCATCGGCGAAGCAGATCAGGAAACATTCCCGTTGCAAAAAAAGAGGCATAGTGACGAGTTCTTGCGGGGAATAGCTCATCTACGGCCGCGTACAAACAAATACGGTGCGATTTTTAGACTTCGTTCAGAGTTGGCACAGGCTATCCACAAGTTCTTTGCCGATAAGGATTTTTTTTATATCCATACCCCTGTCATAACCGGTTCAGACTGCGAAGGAGCAGGGGAGATGTTCCGTGTGACAAGTTTGCCTGCCGGTAAAGGTGATACGGCAGAAAATGATTTTTTTGGGAAACCTGCACATTTGACTGTGTCAGGACAGTTATCAGCAGAAATGTTCGCCCTTTCTCTCGGAGATGTGTATACTTTTGGCCCTACATTCCGGGCGGAAAACTCAAATACGGCTCGTCATGCGGCTGAATTCTGGATGGTAGAGCCAGAGATGGCCTTTGCAGATATTTACGATGATATGGAGCTAGGAGAGGAGATGATAAAATATCTTGTCTCTCACATGTTGGATACCTGTGCCTCGGATATAGAACTCTTTGCTCAATGGGTTGATAAATCATTGATGGCAACACTGGAGACAATTCTTGAGAGTTCTTTTGAGCGTCTTCCATATACAGAAGCCATCGATATTTTACGTAAAACAAAAAAGAAGTTTGATTTCCCTGTAGAGTGGGGGATCGACTTGCAAACAGAACATGAACGGTTTCTGTGTGAAGAGAAGTTTAAAAAACCTGTCTATGTTTATGATTACCCCAAGAATATTAAGCCTTTTTATATGAGAATGAATGATGATGGTAAGACCGTTGCAGCAATGGATTGCCTCGTCCCTCGAATTGGAGAGATTATTGGTGGAAGTCAACGTGAGGAGCGATTGGATGTTTTGATTTCCCGAATGGATGAGATGCACCTCGATAAAGAAGAGTATTGGTGGTATCTTGATTCTCGTCGTTTTGGCTCCGCTCCGCACGCTGGTTTTGGCATGGGGTTCGAGAGAATGCTCATGCTTGTAACAGGAGTGGCCAACATTAGGGATGTTATGCCATTCCCCAGGACTCCCAAGAGTCTCGAATTTTAAGTATCATATCATATAGTATTAAAGCCCGATTGTTCTGAATCGGGCTTTTTTATAAACAAGGAGTAGCTTTGTTGTGATTTGAAAAGCCTGTTGAAGTAAAGGTATAGGCTCTGAGCTGTTTTAGTTCTCTCTAATTTATCAAGAGATACCGGGCTATTATTGAAAATGTTCTGAAGTAGGTGTAACTTTTTTATAAAAAGCGCTTGACCTTGGCCTCTGCTTCACCTAGAACCTTTTTCGCCGCACGGGAAAGCCCGAAGGGATGAACCGGCGGCTTGCTCTTTCTTAAAAATATCGAATGGTTAGCACAAGACTCGACTGAGAAAAAAAGTTGAGAAAGTAGTTGACGGGCGTAAGCGAAAAACATAGCTTGCCTCTCCTGTCTCCGGGCGGGAAGTTGATCCAGGACGCGGCGAAAAAAAAGTTGCAGAAAAGGGTTGACGGGGTTGAGCAAAAAACATAGCTTCCCCCTCCTGCCTCTGGGCAGGGTCAGCAACGAAGACGACGAGAAAAGTTGAATAAAGTGTTGACAGGGCGAAGTGAACTGAGTAGCTTGCCTTTCCTGCCTGACGGCGGGGCGTTCTTTGAAGAAAGACGCAACGGTCTTTGACAATTAAATAGCGAGTTGAGCAAATAAGATCACAAAATCACAGCCCGTTTAATACGAGTGAATGACAAGTGATCACATTCTCCAAGTTTATCAACTGGAGAGTTTGATCCTGGCTCAGATTGAACGCTGGCGGCGTGCTTAACACATGCAAGTCGAGCGAGAAAGCTTTCTTCGGAGAGTGAGTAGAGCGGCGCACGGGTGAGTAACGCGTGGATAATCTACCCTAGAGATCGGGATAACAGTTGGAAACGGCTGCTAATACCGTATAATCTTCATATTTAACTTTATGATGCAAAGATGGCCTCTATTTATAAGCTATCGCTTTGGGATGAGTCCGCGTCTCATTAGATTGTTGGTGGGGTAATGGCCTACCAAGTCTACGATGAGTAGCTGGTCTGAGAGGATGATCAGCCACACTGGGACTGAAACACGGCCCAGACTCCTACGGGAGGCAGCAGTGGGGAATATTGCGCAATGGGGGAAACCCTGACGCAGCGACGCCGCGTGTAGGAAGAAGGCCTTCGGGTCGTAAACTACTGTCAGGAGGGAAGAAACTGTTCGGGAGTAATATGCCCGTTCACTGACGGTACCTCCAGAGGAAGCACCGGCTAACTCCGTGCCAGCAGCCGCGGTAATACGGAGGGTGCGAGCGTTAATCGGAATCACTGGGCGTAAAGCGTGCGTAGGCGGCGCAGTCAGTCAGGCGTGAAAGCCCTCGGCTCAACCGAGGAATTGCGTTTGATACTGCTGTGCTAGAGTCTCGGAGAGGTTGGCGGAATTCCAGGTGTAGGAGTGAAATCCGTAGATATCTGGAGGAACACCGGTGGCGAAGGCGGCCAACTGGACGAGTACTGACGCTGAGGTACGAAAGCGTGGGGAGCAAACAGGATTAGATACCCTGGTAGTCCACGCCGTAAACGATGGATATTAGGTGTCGGGGTTAACACTTCGGTGCCGCAGTTAACGCGTTAAATATCCCGCCTGGGGAGTACGGTCGCAAGGCTGAAACTCAAAGGAATTGACGGGGGCCCGCACAAGCGGTGGAGTATGTGGTTTAATTCGATGCAACGCGAAGAACCTTACCTAGGCTTGACATCCTGCGAATCTCTTTTAAACGAGAGAGTGCCCTTCGGGGAATGCAGTGACAGGTGCTGCATGGCTGTCGTCAGCTCGTGCCGTGAGGTGTTGGGTTAAGTCCCGCAACGAGCGCAACCCCTATTGCTAGTTGCCATCACATAATGGTGGGCACTCTAGTGAGACTGCCCGGGTCAACCGGGAGGAAGGTGGGGACGACGTCAAGTCATCATGGCCCTTACGCCTAGGGCTACACACGTACTACAATGGTGCATACAAAGGGCAGCGAGACCGCGAGGTGGAGCCAATCCCAGAAAATGCATCCCAGTCCGGATTGGAGTCTGCAACTCGACTCCATGAAGTTGGAATCGCTAGTAATCCCGGATCAGCATGCCGGGGTGAATACGTTCCCGGGCCTTGTACACACCGCCCGTCACACCACGAAAGCTGGTTCTACCCGACAATGGCAGACTAACCCTCGGGAGGTAGTCATCTACGGTAGGGCTGGTAATTGGGGTGAAGTCGTAACAAGGTAGCCGTAGGGGAACCTGCGGCTGGATCACCTCCTTTATAGAGTAAGCTCAACTCGCTATTTAATTGCAAGGACGGTTTCGTCTATTGCGCGGCCACAAGGGGCCTATAGCTCAGTTGGTTAGAGCGCACGCCTGATAAGCGTGAGGTCGATAGTTCAAATCTATCTAGGCCCACCATGTCAGTCGGGGGTGTAGCTCAGCTGGGAGAGCATCGGCTTTGCAAGCCGAGGGTCGTGGGTTCGAGCCCCTCCACCTCCACCATTTAAGGCGGACATGGACGGTGTAGACCACAGGTCGCAATCAGATCTTTGACAGTTGAATAGGGTAAGAAGAGAGAATTCCTAGTAAAATAAGTTACTAAGGGCACAAGGTGGATGCCTTGGCACTAGGAGGCGATGAAGGACGTGATAGGCTGCGATATGCCTCGACGAGGAGCCAAATATCCTATGACTCGGGGATTTCCGAATGGGGAAACCCACGTGGATTCATATTCACGTATCTCTTGGCTGAATACATAGGCCTTGAGAGGCGAACGGAGGGAAGTGAAACATCTCAGTACCTCCAGGAGAAGAAATCAAAAGAGATTCCGGTAGTAGCGGCGAGCGAACCTGGAAAAGGCCAAACCGATCAGTTTCGACCGATCGGGGTTGTAGGGCTGACAGAATCGATCCATGATTAGATAAGGGAACAGGTTGGGAAACCTGGCCGTAGAGAGTGAAAGTCTCGTACCTTAAATTGAAAGTGGCGTAGTCAGTACCTGAGTACCGCGGGACACGTGAAACCCCGTGGGAACCTGGGAGGACCATCTTCCAAGCCTAAATACTCCCTAGTGACCGATAGCGAACCAGTACCGTGAGGGAAAGGTGAAAAGAACCCCTGTTAGGGGAGTGAAATAGAACCTGAAACCTTGTGCCTACAAGCTGTGGGAGCGGACTTGTTCCGTGACCGCGTGCTTTTTGCATAACGGGCCAGCGAGTTACTCTGTATTGCAAGGTTAAGCGTAAGTGTAGCCGTAGCGAAAGCGAGTCTGAATAGGGCGTCAAGTAATGCGGAGTAGACCCGAAGCCGGGTGATCTATCCATGAGCAGGCTGAAGCTTGAGTAAAATCAAGTGGAGGGCCGAACCAGTATCGGTTGAAAACGATTTGGATGACTTGTGGATAGGGGTGAAAGGCCAATCAAACCCGGTGATAGCTGGTTCTCCCCGAAATATATTGAGGTATAGCGTGTGATTAGTTTTGCGGAGGTAGAGCACTGACAAGGCTAGGGGCCCCACCAGGTTACCAACCCTTATCAAACTCCGAATGCCGTAAAATGATGTCATGCAGTCAGGCTATGGGTGCGAAGGTCCATGGCCGAAAGGGAAACAGCCCAGACCAACAGCTAAGGTCTCGAAATCAATGCTAAGTGGGAAAGGTGGTGGAGTTGCTGATACATCCAGGAGGTTGGCTTAGAAGCAGCCATCCTTTAAAGAAAGCGTAATAGCTCACTGGCCTAGCGATTCTGCGCCGAAAATGTAACGGGGCTAAGCATTGTACCGAAGCTTTGGGTTCGTAGTTTACTACGAGCGGTAGGGGAGCGTTCTCAGATGGGATGAAGGTGAACCGGAAGGTTTGCTGGACTAATGAGAAGTGATTATGCTGGCATGAGTAACGATAAAATAAGTGAGAAACTTATTCGCCGTAAACCTAAGGTTTCCTGGGTAAAGCTAATCTTCCCAGGGTAAGTCGGCCCCTAAGGCGAGGCAGAAATGCGTAGCCGATGGGAAACAGGTTAATATTCCTGTACATGTGTATGTGTGCGATGGAGGGACGCAGAAGGATAGGTGATCCGGGTGTTGGATATCCCGGTGCAAACGTGTAGGCTTGAGGAGCAGGTAAATCCGCTCTTCTTTAAGGCCGAGGCGTGATGCCGAGTCTTTATCGACAGAAGTCATTGATTCCAGACTGCCAAGAAAAGCTTCTAAGTTTAGCATATGCATACCGTACCGCAAACCAACACAGGTAGGTGGGTCGAGCAGACCAAGGCGCTTGAGAGAACTCTGGTTAAGGAACTCGGCAAAATGACCCCGTAAGTTCGCGAGAAGGGGTACTCGAACGTGTGATGTAATTTACTTATTGAGCACGCTTGAGGCGCAGTGAATCGGGGGGGGCGACTGTTTACTAAAAACATAGGTCTCTGCTAAGTCGTAAGACGATGTATAGGGACTGACGCCTGCCCGGTGCTGGAAGGTTAAGAGGTGGGGTTAGACTTCGGTCGAAGCTCTGAATCGAAGCCCCAGTAAACGGCGGCCGTAACTATAACGGTCCTAAGGTAGCGAAATTCCTTGTCGGGTAAGTTCCGACCTGCACGAATGGCGTAACGATCTCCCCACTGTCTCAACCAGAGACTCAGTGAAATTGAATTCCCAGTGAAAATGCTGGGTACCCGCGGAAGGACGGAAAGACCCTGTGCACCTTTACTGCAGCTTGACATTGGTATTTGATTAATAATGTGTAGGATAGGTGGGAGACTTTGAAGCATGCTCGCTAGAGTGTGTGGAGTCACCCTTGAAATACCACCCTTTATTACTTAGATATCTAATCCAATGCCGTCATCCGGCTTGGAGACAGTGTCTGGTGGGTAGTTTGACTGGGGCGGTCGCCTCCCAAATAGTAACGGAGGCTTGCAAAGGTTCCCTCAGGCTGATTGGAAACCAGCCGTTGAGTGCAAAGGCATAAGGGAGCTTGACTGTGAGACAGACATGTCGAGCAGGAACGAAAGTTGGTCTTAGTGATCCGGTGGTTCCGCATGGAAGGGCCATCGCTCATAGGATAAAAGGTACGCCGGGGATAACAGGCTGATCGCGTCCAAGAGTTCACATCGACGACGCGGTTTGGCACCTCGATGTCGGCTCATCACATCCTGGGGCTGAAGCAGGTCCCAAGGGTACGGCTGTTCGCCGTTTAAAGTGGTACGCGAGCTGGGTTTAAAACGTCGTGAGACAGTTTGGTCCCTATCCTCCGTGGGCGTAGGAGAATTGAAGAGGGTCTGCCCCTAGTACGAGAGGACCGGGGTGGACGAACCTATGGTGTTCCTGTTGTCACGCCAGTGGCATTGCAGGGTAGCTATGTTCGGTACGGATAACCGCTGAAAGCATCTAAGCGGGAAGCCAGCCTCAAGATAAGTTCTCCCTGGACATTAGTCCCTAAAGATCCCTTGAAGACTACAAGGTTGATAGGCTGGAGGTGTAAGCAGCGTGAGTTGTTCAGCTGACCAGTACTAATAGATCGTGCGGCTTATTTTACATTAATGGAATTCTCTCTTCTCCCTATTGACTTATATATTTGAACCCTTCCGGTTCACCAGATTTTCTTGGTGCCCAAGGAGGAGGGGGTACACCCGGTCCCATTCCGAACCCGGTAGTTAAGCCCTCCATCGCCGATGATACTGCATGGTAGCGTGTGGGAAAGTAGGTCGGTGCCAAGGAATATTTCAGCCCTTGATTCATACGAATCAGGGGCTTTTCCTTGTTCTTCTTCCGAACACCCCGCCACTTATCCCACCAGTTTCCAAAATCTGAAACTTCCCCGGCATCGCCAGCAACAAACAGCTCACTTGTTTTTCCAGTTCGTCCCCACGTACTCCGCACTCCCCGTCCACACACAATGCTTTCCCACAGTCATAACACCCCCGGCAAAGCCGGGGGCTTGAGCTTGTGAGCCACTCAAAGTGGCTTTAAGAACCGCCTAAAGGCGGAATTTCAACTGCTCCACCCGCTTGTCTTCATGTTCTTGTTTGCGGATGTATTCCCTTATTACCTTTTCGTCTCGTCCAACCGTGGTCACATAGTAACCACGCGCCCAGAAGCTTTGCCCTGCAAATCCCCTTGCGCGATTTTGGACTTCACGCGCTATGTGTATTGCGCTCTTACCTTTTATATAACCAACTACTTGTGCCACAGAGTATTTGGGAGGAATGGCGATGTACATATGCACATGATCAATGCATAAATGCCCTTCCAAAATCATACATTCACGTTGACGTGCGAGCTTGTGGAACACCTCGCCCAAGTAGTTTTTCAACTTGCCAAACAATACCTTACGCCGACATTTCGGTATCCACACAACATGATACTTGCAGTCCCATTTTGTATGGCATAGGCTTGAATTGCACTTCATAGAGCCTCTC comes from the Pseudodesulfovibrio piezophilus C1TLV30 genome and includes:
- a CDS encoding DMT family transporter; its protein translation is MDFRGFLYVVCAAFMWGSTGIFAKELLAEGIAPLEIAFWRAMLGWVLFAVHAFLRKQVSVRRNDLPVICGFGIICITLFYGSYQIAIRDIGMAMAAVLLYTAPAWVALMSWLLLKEEMTPVKMLSVLITIIGVGCICLGPTIVSATTMPLNTFGLSMGLISGFTYALYYIFGKKFFHKYPTPTIFLYALPIGSAMLFPFIEFQHKTPYAWGLLVGLAVVTAYGAFSAYYAGLKRLEATYASVIATFEPVVAAVFAYLLFDEHFSLSGYAGSCLIIAAVFLVVMSGSKTSHTAGVEV
- a CDS encoding pseudouridine synthase, with translation MENKDIYIVPDELEGVRLDKLLAEIVPDAGLRLRRRLCNEGTVLAGERIRKPGYKVKGGQEIVLLSKDRQMSQNQFGVRVVKKAGLFAAVFKPGGIHSADIAGKDSLSIESLLPDLLDGESPILLNRLDFLTSGLLLVAMSNEGASLYRELESSGKIKKFYQAKVHGRLDGVFTIKTTLDADNRKKTRTLGEDSIDERRWTAVDVLSHDHEKDTTVVRCLINKGARHQIRVHLASLGHPILGDPLYGNGGDGKLLSLCHYRVELPGFSASIDAPWQ
- a CDS encoding 30S ribosomal protein S1, yielding MSEEFKERNGVEEGEASFAELFEQYSEGGGDDLNIGDKVSGQVIQVGETTIFVDTGTKLDGIVEREELLDEEGNCTVQEGDTVELYVVGKDSGGIKLSRALSGIGGIAMLEEAKSAGLPVEGNIDSTCKGGFNVTVMHRRAFCPVSQIDNRFVENPEEYVGKTLEFLITKLEQNGRNVVISRRTLLERETAQAMEAFTAESGVGDEIEGIVTRLAPFGAFVEIMPGLDGLVHISQISHGRIGHPEEAVSIGQKVKAKITSYEHDDKGRLKISLSMKELAQDPWETISATFTEGDKVTGKVVRLADFGAFVEIAPGIDGLVHVSEMSYTQRVHKPSDFVQEGQTVAVKIKSIDANARRIGLSMKDAEGDPWMDIEEKFQSGQKVTGIVEKHEQFGIFIQLEPGITGLLPKSVIARSEKPASFEKLHSGDSVDIIIAQVRAGERKISLTTGDVQDDGSWKEFAPKKQKTSLNTGGMGLLGAKLQEAMDKKK
- the ftsY gene encoding signal recognition particle-docking protein FtsY; protein product: MGFFSKLKKAWASPEDVAQQALDKYKKEQGLEIESRSVTSSSADSFQREDTGDVTSDATKQRSDAAPVPTEDWQAGLTLALRQAEPKLSQWLNIIVEGIEIKGPVLWDRLTFLFKALGAPASEAQEFVSQFDAWLTEMGYQAVSEFKSELQYRLALVLELEDEEDERDRLFLKLSEGISKTREQITKRIDSLLSSHSKLDDAFWEEFEEILIMADVGMEAATQLMENLKERARKAGTDDPEDFKDILRDELEDIFKVPPRIEAVNPPEVLMMVGVNGVGKTTTIAKLAHRAQMQGRKVLIAAGDTFRAAAIEQLEVWAQRIGAGFFAKAEGSDPAAVAYEAMDKAVNEGYDLLLLDTAGRLHTKVNLMEELKKIERVVGKKHEGAPHRCVLVIDATTGQNALSQTKLFNEAVGVDEIILTKLDGTAKGGVVVAVTLQNKLPITFVGLGEKMEDLRPFNGKDFAKALLT
- the asnS gene encoding asparagine--tRNA ligase encodes the protein MKRTKIKHALNAETPMNEVLIKGWVRTKRESKDFSFIELNDGSCLMNIQAIIDHTPDILEVLEHVGTGASVAISGQLVESPGKGQKWEVRGQSLEVIGEADQETFPLQKKRHSDEFLRGIAHLRPRTNKYGAIFRLRSELAQAIHKFFADKDFFYIHTPVITGSDCEGAGEMFRVTSLPAGKGDTAENDFFGKPAHLTVSGQLSAEMFALSLGDVYTFGPTFRAENSNTARHAAEFWMVEPEMAFADIYDDMELGEEMIKYLVSHMLDTCASDIELFAQWVDKSLMATLETILESSFERLPYTEAIDILRKTKKKFDFPVEWGIDLQTEHERFLCEEKFKKPVYVYDYPKNIKPFYMRMNDDGKTVAAMDCLVPRIGEIIGGSQREERLDVLISRMDEMHLDKEEYWWYLDSRRFGSAPHAGFGMGFERMLMLVTGVANIRDVMPFPRTPKSLEF
- the tnpA gene encoding IS200/IS605 family transposase; this encodes MKCNSSLCHTKWDCKYHVVWIPKCRRKVLFGKLKNYLGEVFHKLARQRECMILEGHLCIDHVHMYIAIPPKYSVAQVVGYIKGKSAIHIAREVQNRARGFAGQSFWARGYYVTTVGRDEKVIREYIRKQEHEDKRVEQLKFRL